In Cytobacillus oceanisediminis, the following proteins share a genomic window:
- a CDS encoding phosphatase PAP2 family protein: protein MDIKIFKAINRLSGRIAFMDFLMILISNRARYLFLFVLACMWLAKGPSKTAAKKAAAASLIAILVNKIIKICYFKPRPFIKNKVGILIPAKRDSSFPSKHTVVSFAASIVIFYGNRFIGRILLWVSALTGFARIWAGHHYPSDVIGGAIIGGAIGWMTEKCLHLNSKAGNQDYKKM, encoded by the coding sequence ATGGACATAAAGATTTTCAAAGCAATCAACCGATTGTCCGGACGTATTGCTTTCATGGACTTTTTAATGATTCTTATATCAAATAGGGCAAGGTATTTATTTTTATTCGTACTGGCATGCATGTGGCTGGCAAAAGGCCCCTCCAAAACAGCCGCGAAAAAGGCTGCTGCAGCTTCCCTGATCGCTATCCTGGTAAATAAGATCATTAAAATTTGTTATTTTAAGCCCCGCCCCTTCATAAAAAACAAGGTTGGCATATTGATCCCAGCCAAAAGAGATTCTAGTTTTCCAAGCAAACATACAGTGGTGTCGTTTGCTGCTTCTATTGTCATTTTTTACGGCAATCGATTTATAGGTCGTATTTTGCTGTGGGTTTCAGCCCTTACAGGCTTCGCTCGTATCTGGGCTGGCCACCATTACCCTTCTGATGTAATAGGCGGTGCAATTATTGGCGGTGCAATAGGCTGGATGACAGAAAAATGTTTACATCTGAATTCAAAAGCAGGAAATCAGGATTATAAAAAAATGTAA
- a CDS encoding sulfite oxidase-like oxidoreductase, whose protein sequence is MYFGKIRKPTSSRVPPNQNVTTAFPVLHYGNVPHYKDMQEWNLQIFGEVEKELSLSHEEVMNLPQTQYKNDIHCVTGWSKLDNVWEGVSAAEIARQAGVRETAQFVILHAEEGWTTNLPIKDFLKGTSLLAHTHNGELLTPEHGFPLRAVIPHLYFWKSAKWIRGIEFSEIDKPGFWEKNGYHNYGDPFREQRFSWDD, encoded by the coding sequence GTGTATTTTGGGAAAATCAGAAAACCGACCTCAAGCCGGGTACCGCCAAATCAAAATGTGACGACGGCCTTTCCTGTACTGCATTATGGAAATGTTCCGCACTATAAGGATATGCAGGAATGGAATCTGCAGATATTTGGGGAAGTGGAAAAGGAATTATCCCTTTCGCATGAGGAGGTAATGAACCTTCCTCAGACACAGTACAAAAATGATATCCACTGTGTTACGGGCTGGTCAAAGCTTGATAATGTTTGGGAGGGAGTCTCCGCCGCTGAGATTGCCAGGCAGGCAGGTGTAAGAGAAACTGCACAATTTGTAATCCTCCATGCGGAAGAAGGATGGACCACCAACCTTCCCATTAAAGATTTTCTAAAAGGCACTAGCCTTCTTGCCCATACTCATAACGGTGAGCTCCTGACTCCTGAGCATGGGTTTCCTCTAAGAGCCGTAATTCCTCATCTTTATTTCTGGAAAAGCGCAAAGTGGATTAGAGGCATCGAGTTTTCTGAAATTGACAAGCCTGGTTTTTGGGAGAAAAACGGCTATCATAACTATGGTGACCCCTTTCGTGAGCAGCGATTCAGCTGGGATGATTAA
- a CDS encoding Na+/H+ antiporter family protein, translated as MNAVILAVLIMLVLSLLRVNVVLALVAGALAGGLAGGLSIDKTIEVFSNGLGGSAEVALSYALLGGFALAISATGLPNLLVDWVLAKVGKDGESRGKALSKALIIFSILLMSIFSQNLIPIHIAFIPILIPPLLKVMNELQMDRRLIASVLTFGLTAPYILLPAGFGQIFHGILAENMENSGLAVEMADIPKAMLIPVAGMAAGLLVALFVYRKKRDYRPSELIETEKGNYSKKGIIFSLIAIAAALIVQLQLDSMIFGALTGILVIYISGAIKWNEADQLLTEGMKMMAFIGFVMLAAFGFADVLKETGDVESLVEQAAGIIGNNKSLAALLMLLVGLLVTMGIGSSFSTIPIIATIFVPLALEVGFSPMATIALVGTAAALGDAGSPASDSTLGPTAGLNADGQHNHIWDTCVPTFLHYNIPLILFGWLAAIIL; from the coding sequence ATGAATGCAGTTATACTTGCAGTTTTGATCATGCTTGTTCTCAGCCTTCTGCGTGTCAATGTGGTTCTTGCCCTTGTGGCGGGCGCATTGGCAGGCGGGCTGGCAGGCGGATTAAGCATAGATAAAACAATAGAAGTTTTTTCAAATGGGCTTGGCGGCAGTGCGGAGGTTGCATTAAGTTATGCGTTATTGGGCGGATTTGCCTTAGCCATTTCCGCAACAGGACTTCCGAATCTATTGGTGGATTGGGTCCTGGCAAAGGTCGGGAAAGACGGGGAATCGAGAGGGAAAGCATTATCAAAGGCACTCATCATATTTTCCATTTTATTAATGTCTATTTTTTCTCAAAATCTGATTCCGATTCACATCGCGTTTATTCCGATTTTAATTCCGCCTTTATTGAAGGTTATGAATGAGCTGCAAATGGACCGCCGTCTGATAGCATCTGTTTTGACATTTGGTTTGACAGCTCCGTATATTTTGCTGCCTGCAGGATTTGGCCAAATATTCCACGGAATACTCGCAGAAAATATGGAGAATAGCGGATTGGCAGTGGAAATGGCAGACATCCCGAAGGCTATGCTTATTCCTGTAGCCGGTATGGCAGCTGGTCTTTTAGTTGCATTATTTGTTTACCGTAAAAAAAGGGATTATCGTCCATCAGAATTAATTGAGACGGAGAAAGGCAATTATTCCAAAAAGGGCATTATTTTTTCTCTCATTGCGATTGCAGCAGCTCTCATTGTACAGCTGCAGCTGGATTCGATGATCTTTGGGGCGCTGACAGGTATTTTAGTTATTTATATCAGCGGTGCAATTAAATGGAACGAGGCAGATCAGCTTTTAACAGAGGGTATGAAGATGATGGCGTTTATTGGATTTGTTATGCTGGCTGCATTTGGATTTGCAGATGTATTAAAAGAAACAGGCGATGTTGAAAGCCTTGTTGAACAAGCGGCAGGAATCATCGGCAATAATAAATCACTTGCAGCATTGCTTATGCTTCTTGTCGGCTTACTTGTTACGATGGGGATTGGATCTTCATTCTCAACCATCCCGATTATTGCAACCATATTTGTGCCGCTTGCACTAGAGGTTGGATTCAGCCCGATGGCAACTATTGCCCTAGTAGGGACAGCCGCTGCTCTTGGAGATGCCGGTTCGCCTGCGTCAGACAGCACACTGGGTCCAACAGCGGGCTTGAATGCAGATGGACAGCACAATCACATCTGGGATACTTGTGTGCCAACATTCCTTCACTACAATATTCCGCTCATCCTGTTTGGATGGCTGGCGGCAATTATCTTATAA
- a CDS encoding MerR family transcriptional regulator: MNTSAAAKLLGVSPSTIQRWVKQLGLQTERNELGHYLFTEEDINLLKQVQDQLNQGIILQDVTVNGKKARKGTVQGETAETAMEKIYLKISELEQRLNGKADDVVSYQLLQHRSEIEELQKENARLLKRIEVLEARTAAKSRSIPADTLLVFDQEKPRKKLKKKNIFTMLFGF, translated from the coding sequence ATGAATACAAGTGCTGCTGCCAAATTGTTAGGAGTTTCGCCAAGCACTATTCAGCGATGGGTTAAACAACTGGGACTCCAGACGGAACGGAATGAACTAGGCCATTACTTATTTACGGAAGAAGACATCAACCTGCTTAAGCAGGTGCAGGATCAGCTTAACCAGGGGATTATATTGCAGGACGTTACGGTAAATGGAAAAAAGGCCAGAAAAGGTACGGTACAGGGAGAAACAGCTGAAACAGCCATGGAGAAAATTTATTTGAAGATCAGTGAGCTTGAGCAGCGGCTGAACGGAAAAGCGGATGATGTTGTCTCCTATCAGCTGCTGCAGCACCGCAGCGAAATAGAAGAGCTGCAGAAAGAGAATGCACGCCTGCTTAAACGGATTGAGGTTCTTGAAGCCAGGACAGCTGCAAAAAGCCGAAGCATCCCCGCTGACACCCTTCTGGTTTTTGATCAGGAGAAGCCCAGGAAGAAATTAAAAAAGAAAAATATTTTTACTATGCTATTCGGATTTTAA
- a CDS encoding leucyl aminopeptidase: MFSVKKEIDFSAEQECLIVGVFDKPARFEGVLARADEQFDGHLTELVKSGDISAKKKAIAKIHTFGKIGAKRLITVGLGKEKEFSFEELREALGRAFKEVKSSKLQNAGVYLDTFIGGNVDALDAAHAASEAFALSTYKFEDYKQKSNEPEKDIESIAVFCEAADEEDVKASLTVGYAHGKGTNSARTLVNLPGNMLTATDLANYSSELAWRYGFEVEILEKEDMLKLGMGALLAVNQGSAEPPKMIVIKYQGKEEWKDVIGLVGKGITFDTGGYSIKPKDGIVGMKTDMGGAAAVLGAMEIIGELKPEQNVVAVIPSTDNMVSGTAFKPDDVITSMSGKTIEVLNTDAEGRLALADAVTYAKHHGADYLVDVATLTGGVIVALGEETTGALTNNEEWFEQVLEASYEAGEPIWRLPLFEKDKERIRSSKVADLNNSPGRAGHAIMGGGFVGEFAEDTPWVHLDIAGTATTAKSHDLGPDGATGVMVRTLALLVERFEAK, translated from the coding sequence ATGTTTTCAGTCAAGAAAGAAATTGACTTCTCAGCCGAACAGGAATGCCTGATCGTTGGTGTCTTCGATAAACCAGCCAGGTTTGAAGGTGTGCTGGCCCGTGCAGATGAACAATTTGATGGCCATCTGACAGAGCTGGTGAAAAGCGGGGATATTTCTGCCAAGAAAAAAGCCATTGCAAAAATACATACTTTTGGAAAAATAGGTGCAAAACGATTAATAACAGTAGGTCTTGGAAAAGAAAAAGAATTCAGCTTTGAAGAATTGCGTGAAGCATTGGGCCGGGCATTTAAGGAAGTGAAGTCGTCCAAGCTTCAAAATGCCGGTGTTTATCTTGATACATTTATTGGAGGAAATGTAGATGCGCTTGATGCAGCCCATGCAGCCAGCGAGGCGTTTGCCCTTTCCACCTATAAGTTTGAAGATTACAAACAGAAATCGAATGAACCGGAAAAAGATATTGAAAGTATAGCCGTTTTTTGTGAAGCCGCAGATGAGGAAGATGTAAAAGCCTCCCTTACAGTAGGGTATGCCCACGGGAAAGGAACGAACTCAGCCCGTACATTAGTCAATCTGCCAGGCAATATGCTGACCGCCACTGACCTGGCAAATTACTCTTCTGAACTGGCATGGAGATACGGATTTGAAGTGGAAATCCTTGAAAAAGAGGACATGCTTAAGCTTGGCATGGGTGCTCTTTTGGCAGTTAATCAGGGATCAGCAGAGCCTCCTAAGATGATTGTCATAAAATATCAGGGCAAGGAAGAATGGAAGGATGTCATCGGCCTGGTGGGCAAAGGAATTACCTTTGATACAGGAGGCTATTCCATTAAACCGAAGGATGGCATTGTCGGGATGAAAACAGATATGGGCGGTGCAGCGGCTGTGCTTGGCGCAATGGAAATCATCGGCGAACTGAAGCCTGAACAAAATGTTGTCGCTGTTATTCCTTCTACAGATAATATGGTGAGCGGAACAGCGTTTAAGCCGGATGATGTCATCACATCCATGAGCGGGAAAACCATTGAAGTCCTTAACACGGATGCAGAAGGGCGTCTGGCTCTTGCTGATGCGGTAACATATGCAAAGCATCATGGAGCAGATTACCTGGTGGATGTTGCAACTCTGACTGGCGGTGTCATTGTTGCACTGGGGGAAGAAACAACAGGTGCATTAACCAATAATGAAGAGTGGTTTGAGCAGGTGCTGGAAGCATCCTATGAAGCTGGCGAACCAATCTGGCGTCTGCCTCTTTTTGAAAAAGATAAAGAAAGAATCAGAAGCAGCAAGGTTGCAGATCTGAACAATTCGCCTGGACGTGCCGGCCATGCCATTATGGGCGGAGGATTTGTCGGTGAATTTGCCGAAGACACACCATGGGTGCATCTTGATATTGCAGGTACAGCGACAACAGCTAAAAGCCATGATCTTGGACCAGACGGCGCGACAGGCGTTATGGTGCGTACATTGGCACTGCTGGTTGAAAGATTTGAAGCAAAATAA
- a CDS encoding DUF309 domain-containing protein encodes MEDYPLEYYEFFVSFNEGDYYTCHDLLEEMWMTDKGNLFLKGLLQMSVSIYHYEYGNVKGARLMMQAAQEYLQSYRPEHWGINLEHVYGFIEECLSIFPEDIDRLPFEMIETLPKLPQLVLYLED; translated from the coding sequence ATGGAAGATTATCCTCTTGAATACTACGAATTTTTTGTCAGTTTCAATGAAGGTGACTATTACACATGCCATGATCTTCTTGAGGAAATGTGGATGACTGACAAAGGCAATCTATTTCTGAAAGGTCTGCTGCAAATGAGTGTCAGCATCTATCATTATGAATACGGCAATGTCAAAGGAGCAAGGCTGATGATGCAGGCGGCACAGGAATACTTGCAGTCTTACCGGCCTGAACACTGGGGGATTAATCTTGAGCATGTGTATGGGTTTATTGAAGAATGCCTCTCTATTTTTCCGGAAGATATCGATCGGCTCCCATTTGAAATGATAGAAACTCTTCCTAAACTGCCGCAGCTGGTGCTATATTTGGAAGATTAG